One window from the genome of Anopheles merus strain MAF chromosome 3R, AmerM5.1, whole genome shotgun sequence encodes:
- the LOC121595817 gene encoding inactive serine protease scarface, which yields MNHRTRALVGLLCIAGLATGQLNQSYRPEFFSPGQGFQSVSAQISSNNYGGTTVTKTQERTDGGITSKVITTGTITRPYFKQTTLTSDGYNYPVPETIPCYEPTKICAPNQYCNDGFVDESQLNLFNTNNQNCNSATEQCCKIRQTPATRCPDDSYVCVSPSLCNNGLLNFDAQNAISTRQPTGECYAPEVCCKQQSLLSQSTVLTNEGYVVKVPENQYLPPEGQNTVTNIQTAPPPPPPTTPRPPPTTTRYVPPPTTTRYVPPPTTTRYVPPPTTTRYVPPPTTTRYFPPPTTTRAPFRGEEYIPPREEVPAPSNDDPNKIRPPQDEIPNPANDTPVVIRPTTQRPFQPPRPQGPEAPPPLPPVGCSAAMNCTEEEYCSSTGVISKTPVVLTEEQKLFRVPVTPCRNLERGFTGVCCRDPDYVDPWPVGQLGQYNPEILGFDDGSYKPTNGNGNGNAVDNGNGNGNGRRPGEPIQASPSQVTSTQSFAPNQFVSQTASVTQSKSQYDRGVTASASFQSTVGQRVNAAPAGLQFTNSGNTRFRPFQNQRSESTFAKPQQCAPRNYNTQPRGAGPLGTGFGEFPWQAMVLLETNKSLLCGGAIISDNTVVTAANCVYGLNPRTIQIKGGEWRLGVDAEPKTFQIVRVKDIVYHPAYNPTTLNYDVAMLVLEDRLKFDTHIGSICLDENDVVPSASYENCVTTGWGKEVLKIHIQNALMQQMSISLLSEAESQSQLQRNGFAPESHICGRPSGDACEVDVGSALACADTSGTYYLKGVYSADNGCNRPDQIVSFSNIDVQWIKQALKNPNQFITPVPNYQTAANSPQVSRVQLQSTQGPAYNNKYLPPY from the exons ATGAACCATCGAACGAGGGCCCTGGTGGGGCTGCTGTGCATAGCGGGGCTGGCGACGGGCCAGCTGAACCAAAGCTACCGTCCGGAGTTCTTCTCGCCCGGTCAAGGCTTCCAGTCGGTGTCGGCGCAGATCTCAAGCA ATAACTACGGCGGCACGACAGTGACGAAGACGCAGGAGCGTACCGACGGTGGCATCACGAGCAAGGTTATCACCACCGGCACGATTACGCGCCCGTACTTCAAGCAAACGACGCTCACGTCCGACGGCTACAACTACCCGGTGCCGGAAACGATTCCGTGCTACGAGCCGACCAAGATCTGCGCCCCGAACCAGTACTGTAACGATGGATTCGTCGACGAGTCGCAGCTGAACCTGTTCAACACGAACAATCAG AACTGCAACTCGGCCACGGAACAGTGCTGTAAGATTCGGCAGACGCCAGCCACGCGCTGCCCGGACGACAGCTACGTCTGCGTATCGCCCAGCTTATGCAACAACGGCCTGCTGAACTTCGATGCACAGAATGCCATCTCCACGAGACAACCG ACTGGCGAATGTTACGCACCGGAAGTATGCTGCAAGCAGCAGTCGCTGCTGTCCCAATCGACCGTCCTGACCAACGAGGGTTACGTCGTTAAGGTACCGGAAAATCAGTACCTCCCACCGGAGGGTCAAAACACCGTCACAAACATTCAAACTGCACCCCCACCACCCCCACCCACCACACCTCGCCCACCGCCCACCACGACACGCTATGTACCGccacccaccaccacacgCTACGTCCCACCGCCGACCACTACGCGCTACGTACCGCCACCGACCACCACCCGGTACGTGCCGCCCCCGACGACGACGCGCTACTTCCCCCCACCGACCACCACGCGTGCACCGTTCCGCGGCGAGGAGTACATTCCACCCAGGGAGGAGGTGCCGGCCCCGTCCAATGACGACCCTAACAAGATCAGACCTCCACAGGACGAGATCCCGAACCCGGCCAACGACACGCCGGTCGTGATCCGGCCGACGACCCAGCGCCCGTTCCAGCCGCCGCGCCCGCAGGGTCCGGAGGCACCGCCGCCACTGCCGCCGGTAGGCTGCTCCGCTGCGATGAACTGTACCGAGGAGGAGTACTGCTCGTCGACCGGCGTCATCTCCAAGACGCCCGTCGTGCTGACGGAGGAGCAGAAGCTGTTCCGCGTGCCGGTCACGCCGTGCCGCAACCTGGAGCGCGGCTTTACCGGCGTTTGCTGCCGCGATCCGGACTACGTGGACCCGTGGCCGGTCGGTCAGCTCGGTCAGTACAATCCGGAGATTCTTGGCTTCGACGATGGTTCGTACAAACCGACCaatggcaacggcaacggtaACGCGGTTGATAATGGCAATGGAAACGGCAATGGACGCCGTCCGGGCGAGCCGATTCAGGCGTCCCCGTCGCAGGTAACGTCCACACAATCGTTTGCACCGAACCAGTTCGTCAGCCAGACGGCCTCAGTCACACAGTCGAAGTCGCAGTACGATCGGGGCGTAACGGCGTCCGCTTCCTTCCAGTCGACCGTCGGCCAGCGGGTGAACGCGGCACCGGCCGGGCTACAGTTTACCAACAGTGGCAACACGCGCTTCCGCCCGTTCCAGAACCAGCGTTCGGAGAGCACGTTCGCTAAGCCACAGCAGTGTGCGCCGAGAAACTAT AACACACAGCCACGCGGGGCAGGACCTCTTGGAACCGGATTCGGCGAGTTCCCGTGGCAGGCGATGGTGCTGCTGGAGACGAACAAGTCGCTGCTGTGCGGAGGAGCTATCATTTCGGATAACACCGTCGTTACAGCGGCCAACTGTGTCTATGG ACTGAACCCACGAACGATCCAGATCAAGGGAGGCGAATGGCGCCTGGGAGTCGACGCAGAACCAAAGACATTCCAGATCGTGCGCGTCAAGGACATCGTGTACCATCCGGCGTACAATCCGACCACGCTGAACTACGACGTCGCCATGCTGGTGCTGGAGGACCGCCTGAAGTTCGACACGCACATCGGCTCGATCTGTCTGGATGAGAACGACGTGGTGCCGAGCGCTTCGTACGAGAACTGCGTTACCACGGGCTGGGGCAAGGAAGTGCTTAAGA TTCACATCCAAAACGCTCTGATGCAACAGATGTCGATCTCGCTGCTGTCGGAAGCGGAAAGCCAAAGCCAGCTGCAGCGCAACGGTTTCGCACCGGAGTCGCACATCTGTGGCCGACCGTCCGGCGACGCCTGTGAGGTCGATGTGGGCAGTGCGCTGGCCTGTGCCGATACGAGCGGTACCTACTACCTGAAGGGCGTGTACTCGGCCGACAACGGTTGCAACCGGCCGGATCAGATCGTTTCGTTCTCGAACATCGATGTGCAGTGGATCAAGCAGGCGCTGAAGAACCCGAACCAGTTCATCACGCCGGTGCCGAACTATCAGACCGCGGCCAACAGTCCACAGGTGTCGCGGGTACAGCTGCAGTCCACCCAGGGCCCGGCCTATAACAATAAGTACCTGCCACCGTATTAA